The proteins below are encoded in one region of Brassica napus cultivar Da-Ae chromosome A6, Da-Ae, whole genome shotgun sequence:
- the LOC125609964 gene encoding uncharacterized protein At4g04775-like: MTNTKYHGAIPSRCWCGKKIVTYVSKTEENPYRRFFRCEIGLQRKKENHLFKWVDEALLDEIERMSEHQARVAEEIEDLRISMKKTVQEEVMNHKHSLDVGCVGTLFSLLCLWSKSD; the protein is encoded by the exons ATGACGAACACAAAATACCATGGAGCGATCCCTTCCAGATGCTGGTGTGGAAAGAAGATtgtcacttatgtttcaaaaaCGGAAGAGAACCCATACAGACGATTCTTCAGATGTGAGATTGGTTTACAG agaaaaaaagaaaatcatcttTTTAAGTGGGTAGACGAGGCTCTGCTTGATGAGATTGAAAGGATGTCTGAGCATCAGGCAAGAGTTGCTGAGGAAATTGAAGATCTGAGAATTTCCATGAAGAAGACAGTGCAGGAAGAAGTTATGAACCATAAGCATTCGCTTGATGTAGGTTGCGTAGGAACCCTTTTCAGTTTGTTATGTCTTTGGTCCAAATCTGATTGA